The sequence below is a genomic window from Pseudodesulfovibrio sp. JC047.
CTGTACCACACGGCGCGGCACGGCGGATTTATGGCCATCGTCGGAGAGTCCGGTTCCGGCAAGTCCACCTTGCGCCGAGACTTGATCGACCGCATTGCCCGAGAGGGAAAGTCCGTCCACATCATGGAGCCGTATGTTTTGGGTATGGAGGATAACGACAAGACAGGCAAGACGCTCAAGGCCCAGCATATCGCCGAAGCGATTATGGCAACCGTGGCCCCTACCGAGCCTATCAAGTCCAGCCCGGAGGCGAGATTCAGGCAATTGCACAATGTGCTGCGCTCCAGCCGTCGCGCCAACAATTCTCATTGCCTCATCATTGAGGAGGCACATGGGTTGCCCCTTCCGACCCTCAAGCACCTCAAACGATTTCTGGAACTAGAGGACGGCTTTAGGAAACTCATGGGTATCATTTTGTTGGGACAAACCGAACTTAAACAGAAGCTAAGCGAAAGCAATCCCGCCGTGCGTGAAGTCGTACAGCGGTGCGAAATGGTGGAGCTGGCCCCTATGAACGGC
It includes:
- a CDS encoding AAA family ATPase, encoding LYHTARHGGFMAIVGESGSGKSTLRRDLIDRIAREGKSVHIMEPYVLGMEDNDKTGKTLKAQHIAEAIMATVAPTEPIKSSPEARFRQLHNVLRSSRRANNSHCLIIEEAHGLPLPTLKHLKRFLELEDGFRKLMGIILLGQTELKQKLSESNPAVREVVQRCEMVELAPMNGSLPEYVRFRFDRVGADASKIITDDAIEALRSKLTGPKSRSGAGDSLSLVYPLAVGNLIVAAMNLASDIGAPIITPDIIQQV